The nucleotide window TGATGGATGGCGTACGGGCGCGCCTGCCGCTGGCGGCTGACGCAGAGATCACCATGGAGGCCAACCCTGGTACGGTCGAAGCCGATCGCTTCAGCGGCTATCAGCGGGCCGGGATCAACCGCATTTCAATTGGCGTCCAGAGCTTCAGCCCGCAAAAGCTGACGCGGCTGGGACGCATTCATGGCCCGGAAGAGGCCGTGCGCGCGGCCCGGCTGGCTGCCGGACTGGGCCTGCGCAGCTTTAACCTTGACCTGATGCATGGCCTGCCGGATCAGTCGCTGGAGGAGGCGCTGGACGATTTACGCCAGGCGATTGCGCTCAACCCGCCGCACCTGTCGTGGTATCAGCTGACCATTGAGCCCAACACCCTGTTCGGTTCACGTCCGCCGGTGCTGCCGGATGATGATGCGCTGTGGGATATCTTTGAGCAGGGTCACCAGCTGCTGACCGCCGCCGGTTATCAGCAGTATGAAACCTCCGCTTACGCCCGGCCGGGCTATCGCTGCGAACACAACCTGAACTACTGGCGCTTTGGTGACTATCTGGGCATTGGCTGCGGTGCGCACGGCAAGCTGACCCAGCCTGACGGACGCATCGTGCGCACGGTGAAAACCCGTCATCCGCGCGGCTTTATGAAAGGTAACTATCTGGACAAGCAGCATGAGGTTCCGGATGAAGATAAGCCGTTTGAATTCTTTATGAACCGGTTCCGCCTGCTGGAAGCGGCCCCGCGCGCCGATTTCCGGCGCTACACCGGGCTGGAGGAATCCGTCATTCGCCCGCAGATGGATCAGGCCATCGCCGCAGGTTACGTACTGGAAAGCGCGGACAGCTGGCAGATCACCGAAAAAGGCAAGCTGTTCCTGAACTCCCTGCTTGAGCTGTTTATGTAGTCACGCTGAAAACGGCAGCCGTCCCGCAGGGCGGCCGCCGTATCGCGGCGGGAGGCACCCGACAGCGCCCCCTTCCGGCCATCAGGCCACCAGCACCACCTCGTCACCGATCAACAGCTGCGCGCTGCGATCGTGGCTTTCAAACACCTGCCACTGTTTTCCGCCGCGGCTCTGCGTTCCCTGCTGCTGCCACTGCTGATAAAACAGCGCGCTGTCTGTCAGCTGCACCGTATCGCCCCGGTCGCCGTCAATGGTCCAGCGCTGCGGCGTGGTCAGCATCTCCTCCGGTGCCTGCTGCAGCAGCGACGCACTCTCCAGCACCAGCTGATTGTCGCCCTGCCCGGTGAGGTCGATATGTCGCAAATCCGTCAGCGCCGCTGTCAGCTGCTGGAAATCCAGCGGTGACTGTTCACCGGCGAGGATCAGGGAGCTGAACCCGGCCAGCGGCTGCGCCTGACTTGCCAGCCACTGCTGCGCATCGGTGAGATGCAGCTGGGGCCCCGCCGCCTCTTCAGCCTCCGGCTCCGGCAGCGCTTTCAGCCGTGCGGCAGGGGTCTGCTTGCCCCAGCGCAGGGTATCCAGCACCCAGCCGACATCGCGCCGCACCAGAATGCTGCAGCCAAAAACGCGCTTGTAGGTGTCCGGATCTTCCCCGGAGTGGACTTCGATATAGCCAATCTGTTTGCCGGCCGGCGCGTTCCAGCTGAAGCAGTTAAAATCCTGCTCGCGGTTACTGCTGCTGCTGGGGCGCAGATATTCCCGCCCCAGCAGCTGGCCGTCCGGCGAATAGATATTGACGTAACTGTCGCAGTTATTGATGCGTCCGTAGTTAAACGCAACGTAGTTAGTGGCACCAAAATCAAACTTCACCACGGCGTTATCCAGCATTTCCACCGCGCGACTTTGGTAGCCATCCGGGCGATTCATTACGCCGGTGTAAAAGCTGCCCACGCTGCGGGTGTGGCTCAGTTCGGTGACTTTCAGATCGCCATACTGATAGGTTCTGCCGCTCTGCCAGTTGAGGCTGCTGCGGCAGTCCCAGTTCTCACAGCCGATGGTATTACTGAGCGGCGGCGCGTAGTTCACAGACCACGGCGCTGAAAGCGGACTGACGTTGCCTGCCGTATCCACCGCTTTTACGCTAAAGCTGTTGGCACCCGGCATCATCTCGCGATCCGGCGTAATGCGCCAGCGGCCGTCTGCGGCGGCATAGGCTGAGCCCACCGCCAGGCCATTCTGATACAGCGTCACCAGGCTTGATGGCTCCGACTGCCCGGAAAAATCCAGGCGCGCATCGTCGGTGGTCTGCCCCGGCAGCACGGGCTGCACGCTGCCGGTGTCGTCAAGCGCCTGCAGGATCAGCGGGGTGTCGATACGGGTATCTATGTTCAGCGTCCAGCTGTCACTCCACGGGCTGACATTCCCCGCTTTATCGCTGCTGCGGGTGCGGAAACGCCACTCGCCATCCGGCGTCAGATCCTGCGGCGGCGTCCACTGCCAGTGGCCGTTGCCATCAACGCTCGCCGTGCCGCCAGCGATCCATTTACCGCCTGGTGCGGCGTACTGGATGCGCACGCTAGTGCCGGCTTCGGCTTCACCGTGCAGCACCGGACGGCGATCGTCGGTTGGGCGGCTGTTGTCAAACTGCCCCTGATACAGCCCCTGGTCATCCGCGTAGTAACGAAAGGCCGGTGTGGCCGGCGCGACGGTATCAAGGTGAAAGGTCCATACCACGGACGGCGTACTGCGGTTATCCGCGCGGTCTTCCGCCACGGCGCTGAGCTGGTAAGTGCCATCCTGTGGCAGGTCAAGCTGAACCTGCCATTCGCCGCGGGCATCGGTACGGGCAGAAGCCAGCAGCGTAGTGCCATCATAGAGATAAACGAGGCTGTTCGCTTCTGCCTGGCCACGCACCACTGGCTGGTCGTCGTTGGTATAGCCATTGCGCTTGATGCTATTGCCATTGTCCACGCCGCCTGCCACATCATCTTCGATGGCACCGATCACCGGCCTGGCAGGCGGCTGGGTGTCGATGTTGTAACTGACATACAGCGGCGCGCTCTGGTTACCCACCTGATCCACCGCAACAAAGCTGAGCTGGTACTCGCCATCCGCCAGCGGTCGCGCCGGCGTCCAGGAAAAGGTGCCGTTGGCCACCGGAACGCGCTGCGTTTGCTGGCCGTTGACGCTGACAATAATCTCCACGGTGTCGGGCGACGTTGCGCGACCGTCCCAGCGTTTCTGTGGATCGTTGTACCAGCCGGGTTCAGCCATGATGATGAAGGGAGGAAACAATAACGGATGATTTCCGGAAGCGGAGGCGTCAAAAGATAACATAAAAATTCCTTAAAAATGAATAGGTTTAGCGGGCTTCTTGCCCGCCGTAATACTCATTAATCTGGCTTTTTTATCGTTATCAGATTCGTCCCGAAACCAGGACAACATCGGTGACGCACGGCGAAAAGCACAAAGCCAGCCGCAGGGCTGGCTTTGTCACAAGCGCGTCAGGGGATTAACCGGCAATATTTTTCATCAGCGCTTTGCGCTGGCTTTCCAGATCCGTTACCCGGTTACACACTTCGTGACCGAAGTTCTGGAAATCCTGCTCCTGATTATTCCATTCGGTCTGAATCGACTGCTGTAAGCCGCCCAGATTGCCCATCAGTGCCTGCAGCGGATTGCTGCCGCTGGCCGCCTGCTTTGTGCCCATCTCGTTCAGGCTGTCCTGCAGTACACCACCCAGCGTGCTCTGCACCAGCTTCTGCCCGTCCGCGCGCACCTGCGCGATAGCCTGATGATGGAACGTCAGTCCGTCCGGACGATGCTCAATGATGCGGTTCATCTGCTGTTTCAGCTGGCCGTTCAGCGTCGTCAGGCGGTTACGCACGTTGCTGTCCGTACCCAGCTTTTCCACAATCACTTTGTCCAGCGCAACGCGCCCGCGCTCCAGCCGCGTGGTGGCACCGCTATCCACCCAAGGCAGATCGCGGCGCAGCGCATTCTGATAGTTAATCGCTTTCTGTCGCGTGGCCGTGTCCACCGTGGCTTTCTGCCCGTTGAATGTCACCTCGCCCTGAGGGGTAATTTCGAGGTTGCCGTTGCTGCCCACCACCTGCACGCTCTGCGGTTTGATGATCACATCATCTTGTGGATTAACGCTGCACTGGTAATCAGCATGCGCCTGCGCTGCCGTCAGCAATAGCGCGGCGAGAAGTGCCTTACGAACCATGAATTCTCCTGCAGGAATGGATTGTCTGACAGACGCAGCAAAGCGGCTGCGTCCGGCGTGACGCATTATGCTGCGCCACTGCGCGGTATACACCTTTGCAGCGGCGCGCGGTATCGCGTCACGGCGTGATGCTACTTAGTCCCACCAGACGTCAAAGAGTTCCGTCACCTGAATATCTGCCAGCTGGCGCTTCTCCAGCCACTGGCGCACCAGCTCACGGTGTTCATCGGTGCATTTACCGGTTTGCTGCATGCACACCAGCCCTTCCCACACCAGATAGCCGCTGCCATCGTAGGCCAGGCCGTTAGGATCGATCACCTCACTGATGAACTGATCCAGCGTGGCGTCGACTTCCTCTTCGGAGGTGCCTTCGGCAAAGCGCCAGGCAACGGAGAAGCCCAGCTCCTGGAACTCATCAATATGCAATTTTTTACGTAAACGACGGCTACGCTGTACGGCCATTATTTCACCCTCTCAAACATCAGATCCCATACGCCATGGCCCAGTCGCTGCCCGCGCTGCTCAAATTTGGTTAACGGACGCGTCTCCGGACGCG belongs to Candidatus Pantoea soli and includes:
- the hemW gene encoding radical SAM family heme chaperone HemW, producing MPELPPLSLYIHIPWCVQKCPYCDFNSHALKGEVPHNDYVAHLLRDLEQDLPLTAGRTVRTLFIGGGTPSLLSSEAMQMLMDGVRARLPLAADAEITMEANPGTVEADRFSGYQRAGINRISIGVQSFSPQKLTRLGRIHGPEEAVRAARLAAGLGLRSFNLDLMHGLPDQSLEEALDDLRQAIALNPPHLSWYQLTIEPNTLFGSRPPVLPDDDALWDIFEQGHQLLTAAGYQQYETSAYARPGYRCEHNLNYWRFGDYLGIGCGAHGKLTQPDGRIVRTVKTRHPRGFMKGNYLDKQHEVPDEDKPFEFFMNRFRLLEAAPRADFRRYTGLEESVIRPQMDQAIAAGYVLESADSWQITEKGKLFLNSLLELFM
- a CDS encoding Ig-like domain-containing protein; the protein is MLSFDASASGNHPLLFPPFIIMAEPGWYNDPQKRWDGRATSPDTVEIIVSVNGQQTQRVPVANGTFSWTPARPLADGEYQLSFVAVDQVGNQSAPLYVSYNIDTQPPARPVIGAIEDDVAGGVDNGNSIKRNGYTNDDQPVVRGQAEANSLVYLYDGTTLLASARTDARGEWQVQLDLPQDGTYQLSAVAEDRADNRSTPSVVWTFHLDTVAPATPAFRYYADDQGLYQGQFDNSRPTDDRRPVLHGEAEAGTSVRIQYAAPGGKWIAGGTASVDGNGHWQWTPPQDLTPDGEWRFRTRSSDKAGNVSPWSDSWTLNIDTRIDTPLILQALDDTGSVQPVLPGQTTDDARLDFSGQSEPSSLVTLYQNGLAVGSAYAAADGRWRITPDREMMPGANSFSVKAVDTAGNVSPLSAPWSVNYAPPLSNTIGCENWDCRSSLNWQSGRTYQYGDLKVTELSHTRSVGSFYTGVMNRPDGYQSRAVEMLDNAVVKFDFGATNYVAFNYGRINNCDSYVNIYSPDGQLLGREYLRPSSSSNREQDFNCFSWNAPAGKQIGYIEVHSGEDPDTYKRVFGCSILVRRDVGWVLDTLRWGKQTPAARLKALPEPEAEEAAGPQLHLTDAQQWLASQAQPLAGFSSLILAGEQSPLDFQQLTAALTDLRHIDLTGQGDNQLVLESASLLQQAPEEMLTTPQRWTIDGDRGDTVQLTDSALFYQQWQQQGTQSRGGKQWQVFESHDRSAQLLIGDEVVLVA
- a CDS encoding DUF2884 domain-containing protein, with protein sequence MVRKALLAALLLTAAQAHADYQCSVNPQDDVIIKPQSVQVVGSNGNLEITPQGEVTFNGQKATVDTATRQKAINYQNALRRDLPWVDSGATTRLERGRVALDKVIVEKLGTDSNVRNRLTTLNGQLKQQMNRIIEHRPDGLTFHHQAIAQVRADGQKLVQSTLGGVLQDSLNEMGTKQAASGSNPLQALMGNLGGLQQSIQTEWNNQEQDFQNFGHEVCNRVTDLESQRKALMKNIAG
- a CDS encoding YggL family protein; translation: MAVQRSRRLRKKLHIDEFQELGFSVAWRFAEGTSEEEVDATLDQFISEVIDPNGLAYDGSGYLVWEGLVCMQQTGKCTDEHRELVRQWLEKRQLADIQVTELFDVWWD